The genomic window tcagATGGAAGAGCTTTTGCGAGTTTGGAAAACTTTTGCAGCTCTGAAAACATAGACATCTGAGCACCACAAACACAGGGTTAGAAAAGTTAAACATAAGAAATTACACTGTAGCATCTTACTCATGTTGAACtaatacaggaggaggaggagttgttaCATTTATTAAGGCAGAACGCAAAGTTAAAAACATTGGATAAGCTGATTTGGCAGCAACAGTACATAGAAATGTGTGCTACCTATGAATTAATAGtgaaaaattgtgtaagatctCCACTGGGGAATTTTGAACTCTTCATAAGAAAGAAAGATTTCTTGCTATGCTATTTGTCAGACAGAAGCAAGCACTTCAtagtctgtggtgatttcagtgtggCTTTTCTAAAGGATTCTTATATGAAAAATGATCTGATAACTTTATTTGGATCTCACAACTTGATCCCAGTAAATAACATTCCAAGATGGGTGCATAAAGACAGTGTGACCCAATTTGACAATGTTTCATTTAATAAAGCTCAAACTAAAAAAATAACTGTATACATAGTAACAAATGCTGCCTCTGAGCATAATGCACTGATAGATAATGCCTTACGGTATAGATACTTCTGAGAGAAAATCAGTTAGAAAACTAATTCAAGAAGTTCGAGTAAattcagaggcttactgacaatcattcttcacttggacaattcgtgaatggaactggGGAGGGGGTACGAGAAGTACCCTCCAATGTACTAGTGTGGATTAATGAACACAGAACAAATGTTTTAAACAATCGTTTAAAGAGATGACATGGGATGAAAttcataatgaaccaaatgctaacaaaaaatttaatgtactgcacaataaattcatatcattatttgaaaatagcttctcACATATGCTAATCAGAAAGGATGCCGTGTAAAGAACTACAGATCGTTAGGAGCATTAAAGCATCTCGTGAAAGAAATGGTGGTCCAACATTTGCTTTTCTGTTTTTCATTCACTTCTCATGATAACAGTTACCATCATCATTCTCCAGAGAGTAAGAGAAAAAATCTATACAGTCACACAAACTGAGTCCTACATACTCCAATAACAGACTAATGCATTTTAAAGCCTCTGTGTGCATGATTACAAGTTCGTTGATCATTTAGTCTTTGCTCTCTTCCTCTACCAAACATTCTGTTTATGCCATCCATGTCCCTTAGCTGCCCAAATACCAAACCTCAGGCATCACTATTTAATTATTCACAGATATTATCACCACATCTTCACACCCAAAGGTTTGTATTGTACTTTAAATGAAAACATTCAGTCTAATTATAACAGAAAACTTcatactttgatttttttttaaattgtgaactGTGCCAGGATAACTCAAAAACTGGATAACCCACACCCGAATAATTGGAAGCTTGCTGTGTTTATGTACATGGAACGTATGCATTCTAAAATCttctaattatttttatatttggcAGCCTCAAAAGAATATTCTCTTTTTTGTGTGAACATATCAGTCCAATTGCTACATGTTAAGTTTCCAGTAGTCTCTGATATGCAATACCAACTAAAAGCAGTAGTACTTCAAATTTAACATTTATCTCAATTTTCAGGATGAGCCACTACTCAAGAATTTTATAACATTTGAGCATACTTCAAAGCAGATTAGTATTTTGCAGTATACAATAGCTTTTCTTGCTGAAGATTGtagagaaaaatggaccataccccAAATCATCATTTCAACGTTTTGCAACTCACTACAGCTAGTTCTCTGAGGCTCTAAAATCTTTTCCATCCCCCTGCTACCATGTGATGAACTTCTATCTTAAGTTATAAAGCTATCACTCTTAAACCACGAGTAACAAAGAGGGTATAAAATAACTTAAGCACTCGGACTATAATATCTGTTGTATTTTTAAATTGAGAAGAATTTCGGTGCAAATACAAATTTCACAGACTATCACTAAATGGTTCCTACTATAAATTAAACACATATAATCATTAAATGTTGAGCAAGTAATTGAAAGAACAAGAAACTTAAAGCTCAACAAAACCATCACATGGCTATTGACCAGAATGCTTGAAAGAGTTCATAAATcatattaaatatttctttttacaaCTAAAAATCAGATAACTTATGAAGGCAACAAACTATGCAATTATCAATATGATATAATAAATTTATTCACATTTCTGAAATATCAGACAAATATGATGGCTCACAACTTCCACCATTCCAAGAAATGATGAAATGTTTCTTTGTAGCAACTGAAATTATAGTCTTTTTGACAGCAGTCATACCATTCTTTCAACTGACAGATTTGGCATCTGTAACTCAAGCTCATTCAGTGCTTCAATATCAACTTCCTCACAATATTTGAGATCAAGTTTTCGTAAAAATGGTAAATGTGTAGGAAAAGACCTGAATGGTAAACCTTTTACAGTGCATCCTGAAAGAATCAGTGATCTCAACTGATGAAGTGTCACCAACATTTGCATGCTGTATTCTGTGAGTTGCACACATCCAGCTATATTAAGATCTCTCAATGTCTGGCACTCTACAACGAATACAATGCCATCATCTGTAATACCTGAGCACCAATATAAGTCTAAAAATACAAGCTTTTTCAAGCTGCTTATAAATCTTAAGCCTTCGCCTGTTAGGAGACAGGAACAATGGAACGATAGCTGTTGTAATAAAGGGcattttatgcaaatagtttgggCCAACCTGTCATCCAGTGACTCATAGTAACTCAGATCCAACATCACCAGATTGGAAAGACTGCCACCCTCAAACACTGGCATCAATTTCTGTACACTCAGGTTTTCTAGACCGTACATCCACAGCTTCTTCAAATGTACAAGAGAGACTAATGTATCGAGAGATTCTTGAACCATTACTTCCCTATAGTCACAAATTTTAAGCGCCTCAATTTTTTCACAGCATACTTTTAGAACTGGTATTGTGCTCTTTCCTTCCTCAACACTCCATGGCAACACCACTGACACAATTGTATCACGCTTCTTGCGTAACACATACTCCAAATCTTCGTTCCTGTAATAGCCAGAATAGAGGCCAATATGCTTTAACGATGGGCACCCATCGCCGATTGGTCGAAGGGATAAGGGCTTCTTTGCTGCACCAACAATTTCAAGCTCTGTTAGCTTATTCCATTTCGCTATCACATTTGAGAATTCGTCAAAAGTAACAAGAGTATCTGGTATACTGAGCATTTCTATATTTGGACAATGCACTACTAATTTGTAAAGTGTGGAATAGTTAATGGTCGGATAGGAACTTATTTCTAAGCAGCTGATGTCCAATTCTACAAGATTCTTGCAGCACGACGATAAAGTCTCCAGGATAGCGTCTGTTGGTCTTCTATGCAAATGAAAAGCTCGTAAACTTGGCATTTTCTGCAAACGCACCAAAATCTCTGGTTCGGATTCGTCAGTAGGATTATACAGCTTATCCTGCCATAGTGCGTCGTCACGAGACACTCTTAACCAACGCCGACACACATATTGGGCGGAAAAAACCAGATCCTTCATATTAAGATACGAAAATATATGAAGCAATATCTCGTCTGGTAAGCTGTCCATgacaaactgaaaaagaaaaacgtgAATGCTAAAGCAATGAATGAAACTGTACCTGATATGTACGTAGTTTTAAACAACTAGCTAAACGAATTTGCTATTATATACTTGGGTAATTttaaatataatgaatacagtatcGTCTCTTCCACATACGCAAAGTCCCTTCCTCCGACCTTTAAAGTATTAAGGAAAGAAGTCTTATGAAATTTAACGTTACAAACGTGTCACCTTTTAAATATACGTACTATACTTCAATGACATTCCACCAGGCTTCGTCGCATGTGCTGATGAAATAAACTTTCGTTGATATTTCTCGGTTTAGACGACAAGATccgtacaaaaaagaaaaaaaacgcttcTCCTGTACACAACACAATTCACAGCAGAACATAAACACCACTTCATGCCCTCAACCAAAGACATTCAGCTTCGATGCAGTTTTACCCATGTGTATGTTTTTGCCTCAAGGAGATACTCTACCCTCTTTGATATCAACTCAGTCGCATATCGACAGACTGGAACGGGAACTATTGAACGGTGAAGCGTAGCCGATTTAATAGTAAC from Schistocerca nitens isolate TAMUIC-IGC-003100 chromosome 5, iqSchNite1.1, whole genome shotgun sequence includes these protein-coding regions:
- the LOC126259730 gene encoding F-box/LRR-repeat protein fbxl-1-like translates to MDSLPDEILLHIFSYLNMKDLVFSAQYVCRRWLRVSRDDALWQDKLYNPTDESEPEILVRLQKMPSLRAFHLHRRPTDAILETLSSCCKNLVELDISCLEISSYPTINYSTLYKLVVHCPNIEMLSIPDTLVTFDEFSNVIAKWNKLTELEIVGAAKKPLSLRPIGDGCPSLKHIGLYSGYYRNEDLEYVLRKKRDTIVSVVLPWSVEEGKSTIPVLKVCCEKIEALKICDYREVMVQESLDTLVSLVHLKKLWMYGLENLSVQKLMPVFEGGSLSNLVMLDLSYYESLDDRLAQTICIKCPLLQQLSFHCSCLLTGEGLRFISSLKKLVFLDLYWCSGITDDGIVFVVECQTLRDLNIAGCVQLTEYSMQMLVTLHQLRSLILSGCTVKGLPFRSFPTHLPFLRKLDLKYCEEVDIEALNELELQMPNLSVERMV